The following proteins are encoded in a genomic region of Raphanus sativus cultivar WK10039 unplaced genomic scaffold, ASM80110v3 Scaffold2158, whole genome shotgun sequence:
- the LOC108849754 gene encoding uncharacterized protein LOC108849754 produces MGWKAAEKLIRHWKILRGDNVMIIRGKDKGETGTIKRVIRSQNRVIVEGKNLIKKHIKGGPDHEGGIFTVEAPLHASNVQVVDPVTGRPCKVGVKYLEDGTKVRVARGTGTSGSIIPRPEILKIRTTPRPTTAGPKDTPMEFVWEQTYDAKTGKGMPDL; encoded by the exons ATGGGTTGGAAAGCTGCTGAGAAACTCATCAGACACTGGAAGATACTTCGCGGGGATAAT gtaaTGATTATCCGCGGGAAAGACAAGGGCGAGACTGGAACCATTAAGCGTGTCATCAGATCCCAGAATCGTGTCATTGTCGAAGGAAAGAATCTG ATCAAGAAGCATATAAAGGGAGGTCCTGATCACGAAGGTGGGATTTTCACGGTAGAGGCTCCCCTTCACGCCTCAAATGTCCAAGTTGTTGATCCTGTCACCGG GAGGCCTTGTAAGGTTGGTGTGAAGTACCTAGAGGATGGTACGAAAGTAAGAGTGGCCAGAGGCACAGGCACATCTGGTTCCATTATTCCTCGCCCAGAGATCCTAAAGATAAGGACAACACCAAGACCCACTACCG CTGGCCCTAAGGACACACCAATGGAGTTTGTTTGGGAGCAGACATATGATGCTAAAACAGGAAAGGGCATGCCTGATCTTTGA